From the genome of Monomorium pharaonis isolate MP-MQ-018 chromosome 2, ASM1337386v2, whole genome shotgun sequence, one region includes:
- the LOC105829007 gene encoding 4-coumarate--CoA ligase 1 yields MVSDTKTFTVENGVYIGQQTHQSIKYKSLGELIWISIKSHADKIAHLDACTDETFTYVELQDKTVRCSVWLQKQGIRPGDVISVCTNNHPNSIVPCLSAAYTNAIFNPWNENMDLQTALHVLQLATPKIIFCNEKSVDAILSAIKEKNCNPTVVVFGKHVNAISFSDILKSCTDVEVANFRYAELDNIKQTACIMHSSGTTGLPKGVELSNRTMMLISEEKTLDLTNASTLWFSSLYWISGVMLNLKAIAQGAKVIIYPEFDEEMTCKLIEKYKVAVMFLSTSMINRFVRAGYAEKYSLPSLKVILGGGAILKSKVQEELRRTLPYVQILQGYGMTEVGGLITLQSPHHKNGSCGTITKNIQMKIVDPESGKILGPNKPGEVWIKSAIMMNGYYRNPEATKSTIDEEGWLHSGDIGYVDEDGELFIIDRIKELIKYRGYQISPGEIEGVLLSHPAVMEVAVIPIPHAVDDEHPLAYVTKKPGAKGTEQELIDLVANKMMDQYKLRAGVIFLDAFPYTGSGKIARNDLKKMAKKLFKSS; encoded by the exons ATGGTTTCGGACACAaag ACTTTTACCGTAGAAAATGGCGTTTACATAGGACAACAGACGCACCAATCAATTAAGTATAAGAGTCTTGGAGAATTAATATGGATTAGTATTAAAAGCCACGCGGACAAAATCGCACAT tTAGATGCATGTACTGATGAAACGTTTACGTACGTCGAGTTACAAGATAAAACTGTGAGATGCTCCGTGTGGCTGCAGAAACAAGGAATTAGACCTGGCGACGTTATCAGTGTATGCACAAATAATCATCCAAACTCCATCGTGCCCTGTCTTTCGGCGGCATATACTAACGCAATCTTTAATCCATGGAATGAAAATATGGACTTGC AAACTGCGCTGCACGTTTTGCAATTGGCCACGCCGAAAATAATCTTCTGCAATGAGAAATCGGTTGATGCTATCTTGAGTgctataaaggaaaaaaattgcaatccTACGGTAGTAGTTTTTGGCAAACATGTTAATGCAATTTCATTCTCTGATATCTTGAAAAGTTGTACCGATGTGGAAGTAGCAAATTTCCGTTATGCTGAACTCGACAACATCAAACAGACAGCGTGCATCATGCACTCGTCGGGCACAACAGGGTTGCCGAAAGGTGTTGAACTATCCAATCGCACTATGATGCTTATCAGTGAGGAAAAAACTCTAGATTTGACCAATGCGTCGACACTTTGgttttcttctttatattgGATCAGCGGAGTAATGCTAAATTTGAAAGCAATCGCACAGGGTGCTAAAGTGATCATTTATCCAGAATTTGATGAGGAAATGACTTGCAAATTGATTGAGAAAtacaaa GTAGCAGTTATGTTTCTGAGCACAAGCATGATAAATCGATTTGTCAGAGCAGGTTATGCTGAGAAATATTCATTACCATCTTTAAAAGTCATATTAGGCGGTGGTGCGATACTTAAATCAAAAGTTCAAGAAGAATTGAGACGCACTTTACCATATGTCCAGATATTACAAGGTTACg GAATGACGGAAGTCGGTGGTCTCATAACATTGCAATCACCTCACCATAAGAACGGATCTTGCGGaacaataactaaaaatatacaaatgaaAATTGTAGATCCAGAAAGTGGAAAAATACTTGGTCCGAATAAACCTGGAGAAGTATGGATAAAATCTGCAATTATGATGAATGGGTATTATCGAAATCCTGAAGCAACGAAAAGTACGATTGATGAAGAAG GATGGTTACATTCAGGTGATATTGGTTATGTGGATGAAGATGGGGAATTGTTCATTATTGATAGGATAAAAGAACTTATAAAGTACAGAGGATATCAAATCTCACCCGGAGAAATTGAGGGTGTCTTATTATCGCATCCAGCAGTGATGGAAGTCGCAGTAATACCGATTCCTCATGCAGTTGACGACGAACATCCTCTTGCTTATGTCACCAAAAAACCTGGCGCCAag GGAACGGAACAAGAATTAATAGATCTAGTGGCGAATAAAATGATGGATCAATATAAACTTCGTGCTGGAGTGATATTTTTGGATGCTTTTCCATACACAGGTTCAGGAAAAATTGCGAGAaacgatttgaaaaaaatggctaaaaaattgtttaagtctagttaa